A window of the Hordeum vulgare subsp. vulgare chromosome 5H, MorexV3_pseudomolecules_assembly, whole genome shotgun sequence genome harbors these coding sequences:
- the LOC123398996 gene encoding WAT1-related protein At3g30340-like: MDWKPAVLMMAVVIMYAVLNALTKMAFNEGMHTTVFIVLRLLVAALFLSPIAYFKERKSRPKQTMEIFIYLFFSALLGASLIQWLFFLGLRYTTATFASAFNNTTPMFTFLLALAFKVEKIDVASRSGAAKLAGTAVGLAGAMVLALYHGPTLMGPPSGDHLAAAATHGGARRWAVGSVALVGFSASWSLWFILQSKIGTKYPPLYSSTAWMFVLSFVQMASVGAATEKMSLQVWVPRTALQAATVVFAGIGSSGLGFLAMSWCVERRGPVFTTAFMPLIQIVTAGIDVTVLHEQLHLGSVVGSAVVVVGLYLVLWGKSNEPSIDSKLPPPSHSKPECDDIKEDVCCSTALKEEKGEHGA; encoded by the exons ATGGACTGGAAACCTGCGGTGTTGATGATGGCCGTGGTGATAATGTATGCGGTGTTGAACGCGTTGACAAAGATGGCGTTCAACGAAGGGATGCATACCACAGTGTTCATCGTCCTTCGCCTGCTCGTCGCCGCGCTCTTTCTCTCGCCGATCGCATACTTCAAAGAGAG GAAGAGTAGACCTAAGCAGACCATGGAGATATTCATCTACCTCTTCTTCAGTGCCTTGCTCGG AGCCTCTCTGATCCAGTGGCTCTTCTTCCTGGGCCTGCGGTACACAACCGCGACGTTCGCGAGCGCCTTCAACAACACGACCCCCATGTTCACCTTCCTCCTCGCACTGGCCTTCAAAGTCGAGAAGATCGATGTTGCCAGCCGCTCCGGCGCCGCAAAGCTCGCCGGCACAGCCGTGGGACTGGCAGGGGCGATGGTGCTGGCACTCTACCATGGCCCGACCCTGATGGGGCCGCCGTCGGGGGACCATCTAGCCGCTGCTGCCACACACGGTGGTGCGCGGAGGTGGGCGGTGGGCTCGGTGGCGCTGGTGGGCTTCTCGGCGAGCTGGTCGCTGTGGTTCATCCTGCAGTCCAAGATCGGGACAAAGTACCCGCCGCTCTACTCAAGCACGGCATGGATGTTCGTGCTCAGCTTCGTCCAGATGGCCAGCGTCGGGGCTGCCACCGAGAAGATGAGCTTGCAGGTCTGGGTTCCCCGCACGGCGCTGCAGGCTGCGACCGTGGTCTTTGCTGGTATCGGGTCGTCCGGGCTGGGGTTCCTGGCCATGTCATGGTGTGTGGAGCGGCGAGGGCCCGTGTTCACCACCGCCTTCATGCCGCTAATACAGATCGTCACCGCCGGGATCGATGTCACCGTCCTCCACGAGCAGCTCCACCTCGGGAGCGTTGTCGGGTCGGCGGTCGTGGTCGTGGGTCTCTACTTGGTCCTGTGGGGAAAGAGCAATGAGCCGAGCATCGATTCCAAACTCCCTCCTCCATCACATTCCAAGCCTGAGTGTGATGACATTAAGGAGGACGTCTGTTGCTCTACGGCcctaaaggaagaaaaaggagaacatGGTGCAtga